The genomic window ACTACGGTAATATACTCCACCCCTTTGTCAGATAATGAAAAACGATCCCGTCAGATAATGATTCACAATCTTATAGGGTTTTTATACgcttctaaatttttatttactaaattGAAGGTTCACTTTTTTTCTCAAGcggaagattgaatgttcttgaataatcaagaatgagaaaaatggatAAGGGTCTACGTTTTTTCAAgtagaagattgaatgttcttaaCTAAATcaaaaatgacaaaaacaaTGAGTATCTTAACATGTACCAATGCgaatatattgaaattaaagttcCAAAATAACCTAAGCAAACAAAAAGAGTAAAGTTAATCTTTAAAAGTATCGGTACCAAACAGGGTCTTGGACAAAAGACATTTGCTCAATTATtaagtttcttttgtttttataaagacgaagattgaatatttttaaataatcaagaatgagaaaacgGATATCTCAACATGCATGAATGCAAATATGTGGAAATAGATTTCAAAAAATTACCGTGGCAAATGGAAAAGAATATCAAAGAGCATACTTGTTACATTATATTGTCTGTCATCAGTCACCACAACAAGTTTGTAGGCTGCATACCAAAGAGGCTGCACCAACTACATGATCATGTATACACCATACCACCCTTTGTAGACAGGGCCGGTTCCGAGATTTTGGAGGCCCGGGGACAAATAATGAAAAtggattttaataaaaaaatataatatttttttacaaaaaaaatcatttatttaaattataaatagtatttatcaacaataattatttatcggtgtaactaacataaaaaaaaaaaaatcattccacaacgttgaaattaaaccaataaaatgaagagataattaatagataaaaataacattttcacaACAATGTAAATGTTGTTATGGATGAAGCTTTGCCCTTTCTAtgatcaaagaaagaaaaaaaaatcaacaaaagttTGGCTTATAAGCAATTTCTAATTTGTAAGAAGTACCTAGATATTGTAAAGAGAAAAAGagattaaattaaaatcaactaCATTTATTATGAAttcatttcttaaaataaaattaaaaaattgccACAGGTGAGTTTTGAACTCACAACCTTACATTAAACCCTTGGATCACATGGCGCTCAATCTATGTTTCATATTATggacttgaaaaaaaaaatttgaggccCCAATTTTTTGGAGGCCCTGGGCTGTGGGCCTGGTTGCCTGGGCCCAAAACCGGGCCTGTTTGTAGATAATGAAACCAAAAACAACAAATCATGACAGTTTTacaattagggtcataaaaagaCAAGAGACCATACACGTTCATATTAAAATTTCTTTAAAggccaccatccaacttttaAGTTGAGATtacaaaatcacttctaattgcatgatgcattatgaataaaaaagttcataaattatttttgacaGAAAAGAGTACAtcgatagagacaattgcttgagtcgTAATTAAGGCAACAATTAGCTTTCACATTCAGTGACTCGGATCATATAAGTAATTTATCCAGCATTCTTTCGGCATCAAGACATCCAATCCCTTACAAAATTTGAAAGTTCACTTTTTACCGAAGCAAAAGATCAAAGGTTTTTGAATAATCAAGAATGTTAAAATCGGCAGCACATCATCGTTCCCAACATGTATCAATTATAAACCAGATGGGGCAAATATGTTGTAATGAAATTTCCaacaagcagaagattgaagaTTCGTGGGACGGAACACGTTTTCTCAATTAAGGTTTCTTGTTTTCAAACAGAAGATTTTTTGTTGACGcaaagcagaagattgaatgttcttgaattaTCAAGAATTAAAAATTGGCATCACAACAGGTATAAATCGTAAACCGATATAATGGAATGAAAATCCCATAATTACGTTATTTTGTCTTTATCAAGCAGTAGATTGAACGTTGttgaataatcaagaatgagaaaatgagTATTTGAACATGCATCAATGCAAATATGTGAAATGAGAATAAAAAATTACCATAGCAAACAATGTTTATCTTTCAACCTCGGGGTCTCGGCACATAGATAGCATATCAGTTTCTTTTGAATATTcttgaaaaaattgtgtttgattgTCTAATATCCCATAAGGCTAAGACTCAAACAATTATTacgaagaaaaatatatataaactatgAAAATTGATACATGACAAAATTCAACAATATAACCTCCACTCatgaaatcaaaacataaaaaactgaGTCAGGAATCATATACCTCTTGATCtgacttttcattttcaaatttggaaTAGAAAGTTGCTCTGATTCGTGTATGAAGCCACATCAACACCAACACTTGAACCATCAACGTTCCTTTTATCCACCAACATGCTTTCAACTTTAGTTACAGTCCTCCACAAACAATTCCATGAGATTTCGGTTTCCAAATCACCGCTGAACCTGAACACCGCAATGTTCACAAATAAAAGGTTTTCTatttctcaagcagaagattggattttattgaaaaatcaCTTCATCATATTGTAgttgcaaaattgcatttagggactagggtcatcaaagcacaatagataaTATCCATGCCTTATATTgtgaatgaaattttatatttaatttgcatttaaggcaacaactagctttcatattaaggcatcatccaacaCTTTTGGGTTATCAAGACAATCATGGAACAAAGTATATCCATCTTATTGTCAAATTTAGAGTTAGTGAATTCATGTATACCATCACTAATGATAATTTCACAATTAGGGTCGTATAAAGACAATAGACAGCATCCACATTTTGAATAAAGTGTCATATTAAAATTGCTCATCTTTgaaaagccaccatccaacttttccattatgaataaagaattcataatgcattttcctgAAAGGTCGGTCATTGAAGCAACAATCcgttacaaaacttatgaaacattagggaCAAAGGTCATTCAGTtgataatgcaaaatcacttctaattgcagttgcaaaattgaatttagggactaagggtcaacAAAGCCtaatatatatccattcatgtattattatgaataaaaattcataatttcttttattgtgTAGCAATTatggcaacaactagctttcccattcagggactagggacattaagttcatccaacattttactcACTTCTACTTCGGTACAAACATCGGTTCCAACAGTCAAATTTTGGGTTACTAGGGCAATATACTCCACCCCTTTTTTAGATAATGAAAAGAGATTCCGTCACACAATTATTCAGTCTTATAGGGTTTTTATACCCTTTTAAATTGGAAACCCACTATCGTTCCCAACATGTATCGATTATAAACCGGATGGCGCAAATATGTTAACatgaaaattgcaaaaaaacGAGTGAAACTCAGTTATcgtgacaaacaaaaaaaactgtcTTTTAAGGTTCTTTTGGGACAGAACAGAACACCTTTTGCACAATTAaggttgttttatttttctcaagcagaagattgaatgttcttgaatgatcaagaatgagaaaaatgggtaaTGTTGTACCTTTTTTCTAGCAGAAGTTGTATCTACGGTGTGATATTGTCTCGAATTTTCACATTTAAGCTAGCAACGCTTCTACTTTTGATAACTTCCATCCCATATGAACTGTCTGACTTCTACTCAAATGAAAGTCATATGCTTCTAAATTTTGTCCCCAAGTCTCTATCCTCCCATTGATTTCTTCTCTCAACTCTACATGTACAACGATAGCACTTCGAAAAAAGCAAGTATCGCAGTGCTGGCTCATGAATGCGTTCCATAAGAAGTACATCCCAGACACGGGTAGAAAGATAGGAACTTAGAGTTGACTCTTGGCATAGTCCTATAGTTGTTGAGAAACCTTATAGTTCCCACCCTACATTCCCACATTAGTTGTAGTCCCATCCTACATATCCTTAATATCATGAATCATAGTTGTAAATTGTGGTTGCAGCCACTGTGATTGAGGGCATTTCTTACATTATCAACTCTCCATCACTTTAAAATATCTCTAATCCTTTTTAAACACCCCCTAAAATCTATGATCAGAAGAAAAAGGAAgctagaaaaataatttgtgtgAGCACTATGTAGCCTGTTGCATCCTGATGTGGTGTAATGCGGCTGTTGTGCCCACTACGTTACTGAGTTACAATGTGGGTTTTACTGTGATTTACGATCACAGCACAGTTGCAGACACTGCCGCAATCTTAATATTGTCGCTGCATCACGTGATGCAGTCCACAAGGCAATCCAAACACC from Trifolium pratense cultivar HEN17-A07 linkage group LG1, ARS_RC_1.1, whole genome shotgun sequence includes these protein-coding regions:
- the LOC123902923 gene encoding uncharacterized protein LOC123902923, translating into MDEALSEEEKQLESWLNQIKQKQLLCDQGLQHVNWSKAYGLQQLGTSENHSRFSGDLETEISWNCLWRTVTKVESMLVDKRNVDGSSVGVDVASYTNQSNFLFQI